Proteins encoded in a region of the Nostoc sp. UHCC 0926 genome:
- a CDS encoding substrate-binding domain-containing protein, with amino-acid sequence MKQDSDLRNNLKSIRTRLGMSQQDLANIASVTRQTISGVESGQYAPSVAITLRLAKALGCQVEDLFWLERDLPKIEAVLAKPVAYGQPLRVSLARVGGQWIAYPLIGKDAFRQDMIPADGEAVAGVPARYLAGEDKSRIGTDKVQVRLLDDNLDTLHNTIVIAGCAPVISLWARATERWHPQLRVQFNFANSMAALYSLCQGEAHIAGMHLYDAETGEYNTPFVRNVLAGREAVLITLGVWEEGLLVKSGNPRGIRTVSDLVQGGATIVNREIGSGSRMLLEQTLQEQQIPFHAVQGFDHIVKNHQDVAQAVGLGVVDAGISTASIATAFGLGFVPLHQSRYDLVILKEYLEEAPVQQLLSTLGHRLVHSQFEILGGYDISKIGEVVATV; translated from the coding sequence ATGAAGCAGGATAGTGACCTCCGTAATAACTTGAAGTCTATTAGAACTCGCTTAGGCATGAGCCAACAAGATTTGGCTAACATCGCTAGTGTGACTCGTCAGACTATTAGTGGTGTAGAGTCGGGACAATATGCTCCCTCAGTTGCCATAACACTTCGTTTGGCCAAAGCGCTTGGCTGTCAAGTTGAGGATCTATTCTGGTTAGAGCGGGATTTACCTAAAATTGAAGCCGTTCTTGCCAAGCCTGTTGCCTATGGTCAGCCGCTACGAGTCAGTCTGGCTCGCGTAGGAGGACAATGGATAGCTTATCCCTTGATTGGCAAGGATGCTTTTCGCCAAGATATGATTCCGGCCGACGGTGAAGCAGTTGCCGGGGTTCCCGCAAGGTATCTGGCGGGTGAGGATAAAAGCCGCATAGGTACAGATAAAGTTCAAGTGCGCCTTCTAGACGATAATCTGGATACCCTTCACAACACAATTGTGATTGCTGGCTGTGCGCCTGTGATTTCACTCTGGGCGAGAGCAACTGAACGTTGGCATCCCCAACTGCGAGTCCAATTTAACTTCGCCAACAGCATGGCTGCATTATATAGTCTATGCCAAGGTGAAGCGCACATTGCCGGGATGCACTTGTATGATGCTGAGACTGGTGAGTATAATACTCCCTTTGTTCGAAATGTTCTGGCTGGGAGGGAAGCAGTTCTGATTACCCTTGGTGTATGGGAGGAGGGACTTTTGGTAAAGTCTGGTAACCCAAGAGGAATTAGAACAGTTAGCGACTTGGTACAAGGGGGAGCGACTATTGTCAACCGCGAAATAGGTTCCGGTAGTCGTATGCTTTTGGAACAAACACTGCAAGAGCAGCAGATACCGTTCCATGCTGTCCAAGGCTTTGACCATATTGTTAAAAATCACCAAGATGTTGCCCAAGCTGTAGGATTAGGAGTTGTGGATGCAGGTATTAGTACGGCATCTATAGCTACCGCCTTTGGGCTGGGATTTGTTCCCCTACATCAATCAAGGTACGATTTAGTGATTCTCAAGGAATATCTAGAAGAAGCACCAGTACAGCAGTTGCTTAGTACTTTAGGACATCGCCTGGTTCACTCACAATTTGAAATTCTCGGCGGTTACGATATCAGCAAAATCGGAGAAGTTGTAGCGACTGTTTAG
- the nifH gene encoding nitrogenase iron protein has product MSDEKIRQIAFYGKGGIGKSTTSQNTLAAMAEVGKRILIVGCDPKADSTRLILHCKAQTTVLHLAAERGAVEDIELEEVVINGFRDIKCVESGGPEPGVGCAGRGIITAINFLEENGAYSNVDFVSYDVLGDVVCGGFAMPIREGKAQEIYIVTSGEMMAMFAANNISRGVLKYAHTGGVRLGGLICNSRNTDREDELISTLAARLSTQMIHFVPRDNIVQHAELRRMTVNEYAPDSNQANEYRTLADKIINNTNLAVPTPIEMDELEDLLIEFGILESEENAAKLIGAANAQADGEKKLEDAEGEALEALKKGNVEIVSGS; this is encoded by the coding sequence ATGTCCGACGAAAAAATTAGACAGATTGCTTTTTACGGTAAAGGCGGTATTGGTAAATCTACCACTTCCCAAAACACCCTGGCTGCTATGGCAGAAGTGGGTAAGCGGATTTTGATTGTGGGATGCGACCCGAAAGCTGACTCTACCCGTTTGATTCTGCACTGTAAAGCTCAAACCACCGTGTTGCACCTCGCTGCTGAACGAGGTGCTGTGGAAGATATTGAACTTGAAGAAGTAGTTATCAATGGTTTCCGAGATATCAAATGCGTGGAATCTGGTGGACCTGAACCTGGTGTAGGTTGCGCCGGTCGTGGTATCATCACCGCTATCAACTTCCTCGAAGAAAACGGTGCTTACTCAAATGTAGATTTCGTATCCTACGACGTGTTGGGCGACGTTGTGTGCGGTGGTTTCGCCATGCCAATTCGTGAAGGTAAAGCCCAAGAAATCTACATCGTTACCTCCGGTGAAATGATGGCAATGTTTGCTGCTAATAACATCTCTCGCGGTGTTCTCAAGTACGCCCATACTGGCGGCGTGCGTTTGGGAGGTCTAATTTGTAACAGTCGTAATACTGATAGAGAAGACGAACTGATTAGCACATTGGCGGCCAGATTGAGTACTCAGATGATTCACTTTGTTCCCCGCGACAACATCGTGCAACACGCAGAATTGCGCCGGATGACTGTCAACGAGTACGCACCCGATAGCAATCAAGCTAATGAATACCGGACATTAGCAGACAAGATTATCAACAATACAAATCTTGCTGTTCCCACACCTATTGAGATGGACGAGCTAGAAGATTTGTTGATTGAATTTGGTATTCTCGAAAGCGAAGAAAATGCTGCAAAACTGATAGGTGCTGCTAACGCTCAAGCAGATGGTGAGAAAAAGCTAGAAGATGCTGAAGGCGAAGCACTAGAAGCGCTGAAAAAAGGAAATGTAGAAATAGTTTCCGGGAGTTAA
- the nifE gene encoding nitrogenase iron-molybdenum cofactor biosynthesis protein NifE has product MNPTPRKINDSLSDSNSEDAPQQQIQKKKKSSTQLPQPGTTQGSCAFDSAMITLVPITDAAHVVHGPSGCAASIWGSYSSLSSDSMLYKIRFSTDIDENDIIFGGAKKLYKGILELQRRYKPAAVFVYSTCITALIGDDIEGVCKDATEKTGIPTIPVHCPGFIGNQNLGNRVAGEAMLSHVIGTAEPDTSTPYDINLIGEYNIAGAIWNVLPLLEKLGIRVLAKITGDAVYKEVCYAHRAKLNVILFSRALINMAKSMEKQYGIPYIEESIYGIEQINQCLRNIAAKLGHPDLEERTEKLIAEETAALEAKLALYITQLQGKRIILSIGNFKSWLIIFAAKKLGMKVIAILTKNNTEEDRIRVKTLLGQDGIILEQNSPQEILQIINENQADMLIVDKRHQDISLIARIPFLDINQERNHPYAGYIGILEVTQELYAAFYNPVWEQVCQPAPWSEDEEAGNSLEEDV; this is encoded by the coding sequence ATGAATCCCACCCCACGAAAAATCAACGATTCACTCAGTGACTCAAATTCTGAAGATGCTCCTCAGCAGCAGATACAAAAGAAAAAAAAGTCTTCTACACAATTACCCCAACCTGGAACAACTCAAGGGAGTTGCGCTTTTGATAGTGCAATGATTACTCTAGTACCAATCACCGATGCTGCTCATGTAGTCCACGGGCCAAGTGGCTGTGCTGCCAGTATTTGGGGAAGTTACAGCAGTCTCTCCTCTGATTCGATGTTGTACAAGATACGCTTTAGCACCGACATCGATGAGAACGATATCATCTTCGGTGGAGCCAAAAAGCTGTACAAAGGCATTTTAGAATTACAAAGACGCTACAAACCTGCGGCGGTATTTGTTTACTCCACTTGTATCACCGCCCTGATTGGGGATGACATTGAGGGAGTTTGCAAAGATGCCACCGAGAAAACAGGAATACCCACTATCCCTGTACATTGTCCTGGATTCATTGGAAACCAAAATTTGGGCAACCGTGTTGCTGGTGAAGCAATGCTTTCACATGTTATTGGAACAGCTGAACCAGATACTAGTACACCCTATGACATTAACCTAATTGGTGAATATAACATCGCAGGTGCAATATGGAACGTTCTACCGTTATTGGAGAAATTAGGTATTCGAGTTTTGGCAAAAATTACAGGTGATGCTGTCTACAAAGAAGTTTGCTATGCCCATCGTGCCAAGCTTAACGTGATCCTCTTCTCCAGAGCACTAATCAACATGGCAAAAAGCATGGAGAAACAATATGGCATTCCCTATATTGAAGAGTCTATTTATGGCATAGAGCAAATCAATCAGTGCCTAAGGAACATCGCCGCAAAGTTGGGCCATCCTGATTTGGAAGAACGTACAGAAAAACTAATTGCAGAAGAAACTGCTGCTTTAGAAGCGAAACTCGCTCTTTATATCACCCAATTGCAAGGTAAGCGCATTATCCTTTCTATTGGAAATTTCAAGAGTTGGTTGATTATCTTTGCGGCTAAGAAATTGGGGATGAAAGTTATTGCTATTCTTACTAAGAATAATACTGAGGAGGATAGAATTAGAGTCAAAACTTTGCTGGGTCAGGATGGCATAATTCTAGAACAAAATAGTCCTCAAGAAATCCTACAGATAATTAACGAAAATCAAGCTGATATGTTAATTGTTGATAAACGCCATCAAGATATCTCTCTCATAGCTAGGATTCCATTCCTAGACATTAATCAAGAACGCAACCATCCCTATGCAGGCTACATAGGAATTTTAGAGGTGACACAAGAACTGTATGCCGCTTTTTACAACCCTGTGTGGGAGCAAGTATGCCAGCCAGCCCCGTGGTCAGAGGATGAGGAAGCAGGAAATTCTCTAGAGGAGGACGTTTGA